A window from Mytilus galloprovincialis chromosome 8, xbMytGall1.hap1.1, whole genome shotgun sequence encodes these proteins:
- the LOC143084862 gene encoding uncharacterized protein LOC143084862, with protein MTEAILIYVKGQHQTVEEGVIRCGIETYFNSVKQKEIMELTGKKEEHNRKMVLYGRKHRKLINRRRTLKERKIDPKEEERFMKALEIETMSSEDSDSEDDSIFVTRPLSWVSTEFKQLIQRLDRKYDRMLNAQGKRLKSKRTVGEPSDRPCPKKPKGLEWMFG; from the exons ATGACAGAGGCGATTTTGATCTATGTGAAGGGTCAGCATCAAACTGTTGAAGAGGGTGTGATCAGGT GTGGGATTGAAACGTATTTCAATTCTGTTAAACAGAAGGAGATAATGGAGTTAACAGGGAAAAAGGAAGAACATAATAGAAAAATGGTTCTCTATGGCCGAAAACACAGG AAACTTATCAACCGAAGAAGAAccctaaaagaaagaaaaattgatCCAAAGGAGGAGGAAAGGTTCATGAAAGCATTGGAGATTGAAACCATGTCCTCAGAAGATTCCGATTCTGAGGACGATTCTATCTTCGTTACACGTCCTCTGTCGTGGGTGTCGACAGAGTTTAAACAGCTGATACAGCGTTTGGATAGAAAATACGATCGTATGTTAAATGCTCAGGGGAAGAGATTAAAATCAAAAAGAACAGTCGGGGAGCCTTCTGATAGACCGTGTCCCAAAAAGCCCAAGGGACTGGAGTGGATGTTTGGCTAA
- the LOC143042940 gene encoding uncharacterized protein LOC143042940 yields the protein MLKTLEKRPENGKQLNKSKNEIHVPAYIKQSVRDGFKHNKRANGLKWTTKTAAGTVLKCNSEENKAMTEAILIYVKGQHQTVEEGVIRCGIETYFNSVKQKEIMELTGKKEEHNRKMVLYGRKHRVCS from the exons ATGTTAAAAACTTTGGAAAAAAGACCAGAAAATGGAAAGCAGctgaataaaagtaaaaatgagATTCACGTGCCTGCATATATAAAG CAATCTGTACGTGACGGATTTAAACATAATAAGAGAGCAAATGGGTTAAAGTGGACCACAAAAACTGCAGCCGGTACAGTACTTAA ATGCAATTCTGAAGAAAATAAAGCAATGACAGAGGCGATTTTGATCTATGTGAAGGGTCAGCATCAAACTGTTGAAGAGGGTGTGATCAGGT GTGGGATTGAAACGTATTTCAATTCTGTTAAACAGAAGGAGATAATGGAGTTAACAGGGAAAAAGGAAGAACATAATAGAAAAATGGTTCTCTATGGCCGAAAACACAGGGTATGTTCTTAA
- the LOC143042941 gene encoding uncharacterized protein LOC143042941 produces the protein MSMLEEQYPSETWVRVYTDGSATNATTNGGAGIYIKYPNGDQQSEAIPTGLHCSNYKAEEEAITHAAHSILNKIDDTSQVVFLTDALSVLQALKNDKLPQLQQALYNIKSLTTVIQWIPSHCGVWGNEQADRLAKYGAEQQQEENPVCFSEMKTIIKSLFNTPQQQDSYHQLTRSEQTTIFRLRTGHNRLNLHLHKVMKVVPSPMCPCGEAEQDTAHLLQSCNLHQALRDKIWHSVTSLEEKLYGPVDSLQKTTRFVEETGIQV, from the coding sequence ATGAGTATGCTTGAAGAACAGTATCCTTCAGAAACTTGGGTAAGAGTATATACAGATGGGTCAGCCACAAATGCCACAACAAATGGAGGGGCTGGTATATACATTAAGTACCCCAATGGAGATCAACAATCAGAGGCAATACCAACAGGCCTACATTGTTCAAACTACAAAGCTGAAGAAGAAGCCATTACTCATGCTGCACATTCCATCTTAAACAAAATCGATGATACATCTCAAGTAGTATTCCTGACTGATGCCCTCTCTGTTCTACAAGCTTTGAAGAACGACAAGCTGCCTCAACTCCAACAAGCTTTATACAACATCAAAAGTCTGACAACAGTTATTCAGTGGATCCCTTCACACTGCGGAGTTTGGGGTAATGAACAAGCCGACAGATTGGCAAAGTATGGTGCTGAACAACAACAGGAAGAAAATCCAGTCTGCTTTTCAGAGATGAAGACTATCATAAAATCTCTGTTCAACACTCCACAGCAACAAGATAGTTACCACCAGCTAACAAGATCTGAACAAACCACCATCTTTAGACTGAGGACAGGACACAACAGACTCAACCTACATCTACACAAAGTCATGAAAGTTGTTCCATCTCCTATGTGTCCTTGTGGAGAAGCAGAGCAGGATACAGCACACCTCCTACAGTCATGCAATCTCCATCAGGCATTGAGAGATAAGATATGGCACTCAGTAACATCACTCGAAGAGAAGCTATACGGACCAGTGGATTCCCTACAGAAGACCACCAGATTTGTTGAGGAGACTGGTATTCAAGTGTAA